From Woronichinia naegeliana WA131, the proteins below share one genomic window:
- the pstS gene encoding phosphate ABC transporter substrate-binding protein PstS, translated as MKKYSYRAISFAFILAIALGLNSCGGDNQKATENTVGITLPFKDTIRPVGAGASFPATLYKNWFVLLNRAVPQLQFDYQSVGSGAGIERFTSNIIDFGASDIAMTDEQIARVKRGVLMLPMTAGSIVLAYNLPEVKNLKLSREVYVDIFLGNITNWNDPKIAKINPGVTFPDRLIAVIHRSDGSGTTAVFTKHLNEISPAWAKAIGTGTAVQWPTRKGRFIGGRGNEGVAALVGQTQGSIGFMEYGFATKGNLSMVSLENKAGKFVAPSNESGSATLSQVELPPNLRAFITDPPGEASYPLVTYSWMLLYKKYDNPNLAIAMEAMIQFGLTEGQKQAAQLGFIELPQNVKERIAAAADEITPDFKITLPPK; from the coding sequence ATGAAAAAATATTCCTATCGTGCAATCAGTTTTGCGTTCATCCTGGCGATCGCGCTTGGCTTAAATAGTTGTGGCGGCGACAACCAAAAAGCGACGGAAAACACTGTCGGCATTACCCTTCCTTTTAAGGACACCATTCGGCCTGTTGGTGCAGGGGCATCTTTTCCAGCCACTTTGTATAAAAACTGGTTTGTACTGTTAAATCGCGCGGTTCCTCAACTCCAATTTGATTATCAATCTGTGGGCAGTGGAGCTGGAATAGAACGTTTTACCAGTAATATTATCGATTTTGGCGCAAGTGACATCGCGATGACAGATGAACAAATTGCTAGGGTCAAGCGAGGCGTTTTGATGTTACCGATGACGGCAGGAAGCATTGTTCTCGCCTACAATTTGCCAGAGGTAAAGAACCTAAAATTATCCAGGGAAGTTTATGTGGATATTTTCCTAGGCAATATTACCAATTGGAATGATCCTAAAATTGCCAAGATAAATCCTGGAGTGACTTTCCCTGATCGACTTATTGCTGTAATACACCGTTCTGATGGAAGTGGCACAACGGCAGTTTTCACTAAACATTTAAATGAGATTAGTCCCGCTTGGGCAAAAGCGATCGGGACAGGAACAGCAGTACAGTGGCCAACGAGGAAAGGACGATTTATTGGGGGGCGGGGAAATGAAGGAGTTGCGGCTTTAGTGGGACAAACTCAAGGGTCAATCGGTTTTATGGAATATGGCTTTGCTACCAAAGGTAATTTAAGCATGGTATCCTTAGAAAACAAAGCGGGTAAATTTGTTGCTCCTTCTAATGAATCGGGTTCGGCAACTCTTTCCCAAGTCGAATTACCCCCTAATTTACGGGCATTTATTACCGATCCTCCTGGAGAAGCATCCTATCCCCTTGTTACCTATAGTTGGATGTTGTTATATAAAAAATACGACAATCCTAATTTGGCGATCGCAATGGAAGCAATGATTCAATTTGGCCTAACCGAAGGACAAAAACAAGCGGCACAATTAGGTTTTATTGAATTACCCCAGAACGTCAAAGAACGAATTGCGGCGGCGGCGGATGAAATTACCCCTGATTTTAAAATCACGCTTCCTCCTAAATAA
- a CDS encoding transposase yields MLEWWTKNFASCELGDERLNNRAFSIGKKLSEGFGKALSEVFKGGNELKRAYEFLGIRKQTLSR; encoded by the coding sequence ATGTTGGAATGGTGGACAAAAAACTTTGCCAGTTGTGAATTGGGAGACGAGAGGCTAAACAATCGTGCCTTCTCGATTGGGAAAAAGTTAAGTGAGGGGTTTGGAAAAGCCTTATCAGAAGTGTTTAAGGGAGGAAACGAGTTAAAGAGGGCCTATGAATTTTTGGGAATCCGAAAACAGACTTTGTCAAGATAA
- a CDS encoding IS4 family transposase, translating into MTTAAVEEYKIMLSVGDTTFLDYRNIKEKREGYGPTGKGGNGLILHSALAIEPEKGQVLGLLWQKLWNREVKEKPPTDETAKQKKERQKEQRKAARQRPFEEKESYKWVEALNTCEKQVESSTRVIHVFDREGDVSEVFDSVRQLKHTGVLVRASHNRSLDKNSERLWQHLESEPIRFHQEIEIPSTGKRKARKVKLAVRFCSVNLRTPYRFDNRDPLNVYAVYATEIDCPEGETPLSWMLLTTEVVETIEMAVTILRWYTYRWRVEEFHKVLKSGCQSERYRLASDGMKTLLGFLSVIAVELLHVTYLHRTQPDALAIEILNPLQLQVLKAAASQKLPPILTVAWAVESVAFLGGYLEHRRKTPLGIQVLWRGWLKLHDLCQGWQLAIRT; encoded by the coding sequence ATGACAACTGCCGCCGTAGAAGAATATAAGATAATGCTATCAGTCGGAGATACGACCTTCTTAGATTATCGCAATATCAAGGAAAAAAGGGAAGGGTATGGGCCGACTGGAAAAGGAGGGAATGGATTAATACTGCATAGTGCTTTAGCAATTGAGCCAGAAAAAGGACAAGTATTAGGTTTATTATGGCAAAAACTGTGGAATAGGGAGGTAAAAGAAAAGCCCCCAACAGATGAAACGGCGAAGCAGAAAAAAGAAAGACAGAAAGAACAAAGAAAAGCAGCTCGTCAAAGACCATTTGAGGAAAAAGAATCCTACAAATGGGTAGAGGCTCTAAACACCTGTGAGAAACAGGTAGAAAGTTCAACGAGGGTAATTCATGTATTTGACAGAGAAGGAGATGTTTCAGAAGTCTTTGACTCAGTGCGTCAACTCAAGCATACAGGAGTGCTGGTCAGAGCGTCTCATAATCGTAGTTTAGACAAAAATAGTGAACGACTTTGGCAACATTTGGAATCAGAACCGATTCGTTTTCATCAAGAAATCGAGATTCCGAGTACAGGAAAAAGAAAAGCACGGAAGGTTAAGCTTGCCGTCCGATTTTGCTCAGTTAATCTACGAACTCCCTATCGTTTTGATAATCGTGACCCGTTGAATGTCTATGCTGTTTATGCGACAGAAATCGATTGTCCCGAAGGCGAAACTCCTTTATCTTGGATGCTTCTGACTACAGAAGTTGTTGAGACTATTGAGATGGCTGTCACTATTCTTCGTTGGTACACCTACCGATGGCGGGTTGAAGAATTTCATAAAGTCCTTAAGTCTGGTTGTCAGAGTGAGCGTTATCGACTTGCCTCTGATGGAATGAAAACTCTTTTGGGTTTTTTAAGTGTCATTGCTGTTGAACTTTTACACGTTACTTATCTTCATCGTACCCAGCCCGATGCTCTCGCGATTGAAATTCTTAATCCTCTTCAACTTCAGGTGTTAAAAGCAGCCGCCTCTCAAAAACTTCCCCCTATTTTGACTGTTGCTTGGGCTGTCGAGTCTGTTGCTTTTCTTGGTGGTTATCTTGAACATCGTCGTAAAACTCCTCTCGGTATCCAAGTCCTTTGGCGCGGTTGGTTGAAGTTGCATGACCTTTGCCAAGGCTGGCAGCTTGCAATCCGCACTTAA